ATACTACTTACATGTGGTCATTATTTAAGTATTGGTATTTGCGGCAATAACCTCGAGCTTGAATGACAAACTTTGATTTGGAGTTATACTGCACCATGACACGACCAATGGTAAACCAATCAGCAAAGAAGTGGCAAGCCAAGATGCActtttttttttgaaccgggcataaCCCCTTTCCATTAACTGAATAACGGAAATACATAGTTCCAGGGCAGAAGCTAGAAGGAGGCGGGAAAGGGGAAAGCGAGTTCAACGCATCGCCAGGAAACCCACCACAGGAACTCGCCTACGAGACACCTGCTATGGGGCGAAAACCAGGCGACGCCTATATCTCAAGAACAGACGACTCCAGCATCAAACTTGCAGAATACAAGACCTAAACAGGCCACATGCTCGTGCAGGAGCAAAATAGGACAGTGTATCCCTAGACAGATGGGGCATCTCAAACATCCAGCGGGGGGTCTGGGTGAAGGGTGGTGTCAGAGAAACGCACAAAGGTGAAGCCGCTCCTCAGATCGTCGCCGAGTCCTCCGTCGCCGCAGCGCAGatcaacatcatgttgcttgtaCTGTCCCTCAGCATCTGTGCACCCCGCTCTATTGCCTCACGGTCCGATCCTTTCAGAAGACCTGCCCACTAATTGATGAaaaccatagttttaaatagccggctatagctccgctataacccgctatagccttttcagtagggtgccgctaaatggtcgccttcacaaatagcccgctatagctccgctatagctgaTTTGGAGGCCTGCCGCTATTTTCCATAGCCCGCTATTTCAAACATTGATGAAAACACATGCGGAGAAAACGATCTCAAAAGGAGTTTTAGGCAGTTTAAATTCAAAGGTAGCCTGGTTGTGACTATTCCAGATAGCCAGCAGACTGCTGCCAGCCCAAAAGTATAAAACCTAGCACCATCAGGAAGAAAGATATAGCACCAGGAATAATATTGCCCAAAGGTTGTTGGGGCACAAATCGGTGCGCAGGACCGCCCCAACTGAACGCCAAATAATTGTTGACACCGGGCACAGGAAAAAAAGATGTTGGGAAGTCTCCCGTTCGGCACAAAAGGAACACTTAGCATTGCCTGGCCACTTTCGTCGTTTCATGACATCTCTAGTCAGAATAGCATCCTGGAACAGCtgccataggaaaattttaattttaagGGGGATTTTGGACTTCCAGATCCATCAGAAATCGCAACCTGCTAAGTTGTTCTCAAGCATCTTATACATAGATTTCGTAGAGAATCTACGGTTAGGTCCAGGTGCCCAACCAATCTGGTCAGGCCCAGCAGAAAGGGGGATTTTCAGAACAGCCGCACGCATTGCACTCCACATCATCAAGAGGGGGGTGCAGTCTTCTGCGAAACATATCACCTACATCAACCCCCCTCAACTTATCTCCTGTGAGATCAGCCAGAGTACATATGCTAAATAATTGAGGGTATCGAGTGCACATAGGGCGCAGCCCATTCAAGGAGTCCTCCCAGACTCAAGCCACATTCCCAGATTTGACTTGGATTATCCTGCCACGCATATAATATTCTCTCACTTTCATAATATCTTTCCAAATAGGGGAATCATTAAATTTACTCTTCACCGTAGCGACTGTATCCTTTTTCAGATATTTGGCTTTGACAATATCTTGCCAAAGCCCCTCTTGGGTATCGAGTTTCCACCACCATTTAACAAGGAGACTAATATTTTGTTTACGTAGGTCTTTCACCCCCAGGCCACCTTTGTCCTTAGAGCGGCAAATCCTATCCCAGCAAACCAGGTGGTATCTCTTACGTCCCCCCATACTTTGCCAAAAGAAACGTCGTCTGCGCTTGTCCAGTTTCTCAATGAAGGTTTTAGGGAGAAGAAACATCGCCATATAATAGTAAACAATGCTAGATAGGGAAAAATTCAGTAAGGTGAGCCTCCCACCCTAAGAAGCAGCATTCCCTATCCAAGACTCGCAGCATTTACCAAATTTTTCATCGACAAAGATCCACTCTAGGCATCTAAGAGAGGAAAAACTTACGGGTACCCCAAGATACCGCATAGGGAAATGGCCTATTTGATAGTTGAAAAGCTCCGCATAATATTCTAGGATACTTTATCACCTCCCACACACAAGATTTCGCTTTTAAGGTAGTTGATTTTGAGGCCCGACATGAGCTCAAAAAGATACAGAAGCAGTTTGAGGTTCACTGCTGCAGAGGGGTCATGTTCAAAGCATATCaccgtgtcatctgcatattgtaaAACAGCTACGCCTCCCTCAACCAGATCAGGAGCTAGACCAGTGATCATTTTTTCCTTTTGAGCATTAAAAATCATTTTCGAAAGGCACTCAACGGCAAGGTTAAACAAGAAAGGCGAATGGAGGTCGCCTTGACGGACCCCTTTATGGCTCATAAAATATGGCCCAGCCCCATTATTCAGCTTGAGACTAACCGTACCATTGTTCAGAATTTTAGTTATTCACTCACACCACTTGTCACTGACCCCCCTCATCCTATGTCACTCCAATAAGAAGTCCCAATTAATTTTGTCGTAGGCTTTTTCAAAGTCTAGCTTCAGCACCACCCCAACTTTCTTTTTAACATGGGTATGATGTAGCACCTCGTGCAAGGACAGGATCCCATCCATAATATTTCTGTTTTTAATAAAAGCATTCTGGTGTCGGCTGATCAACTTATCCGCGTAAATAGCTACACGGTTGTCCAGCACTTTGGTAATCATTTTGTAAGGGCAGCGAAGAAGGCATATAGGACGGAATTGTTGAATTTTTTTAGCTCCCGCCATCTTAGGAATCAATGTGATCACACCATAATTCAGACGAGCTACATCCAGCGTTCCCGCATGGAAAGCCTCAAAGATACGCATGATATCTACCTTCACAAAGTCCCAGCAGCATTTGAAAAATTCTGCTGGGATGTTATCAGGACCAGGAGCTCTATTACTCTCAATACCAAACAGGGCTGTTTTGACTTCTTCCTCAGAAAAAGGGCGCGTCAGAAATTCATTATCTTCATCAGTAAGTTTCTCATGGTCCCCCCAAGTTTCAGGAAAGATGAAAAAGATTGCCTGGAGCTGGGCCAAATGGCTCTTTATAATAGGAGGTTGCGTGATGAAGTAAGTTTTTTGTCCCCTCTATCACAATGTCACCGTCAGTAAGGAGTGGATGGTATTTTTACGTTTTCTGCCATTAGCAATACGATGATAATACGCAGTATTTTGATCACCCTTCAGTAACCACCTCTCCCTAGACTGTTGCAGTCTAAATAGCTCTTCATTGGTGAGGATCACATTGAGTTCAGCTAAAAGGGAGGCCCTACGGCAGCACATATCTGCATCGATGGGACCTTCTTCCTCTAACTTTTCAATCTCCTCAAGATCCCGACGaatttctttcttcctttttctctcATGGCCAAAAATGTGAGACCCCCATCCTTTAAAATACCTCTTGAATCTTTTCAGCTTGATATTAAGGATGACTATAGGGTCATTCGAGTTAACAGGCTGCTCCCAAATTTCTTTGGCTCGAGGCAAGAAAAGATCGTTGCTCAGACAGCTAAGTTCAAAACGGAATTCTTTTTTCTTGGGAGGCCCAGGTCTGTCAGCTTTCAAGGAAAGCAAAAGGGGATTATGGTCAGATTTATCCCTAACAAGTTTACAAACCGACACCAAGGGGAATAAATCTTCCCATGCATAGCTCATAAGCACCCTATCCAGTTTTTCTAGGGTAGGATGCGCCTGTTAATTCGACCAAGTATATTTACCACCGGTTAGATGGATCTCTCTAAGGTTAAGAGTATTGATCACAGAGTTAAATTTGTCAACATATTGATTATGTCTCATATTTTTGTTCTTATCATCTCCCACTCTCAGGATGTTAAAGTCACCACCTATGACATAAGGAATACCAATATGGGAGCAGAAGGAAGCCATTTGAACAAGGAAATCCTCTTTGAATTCATCTTGGGCCGCTCCATACACTACCAGGAGGGCCCAAACTGCATCTTTTTCAACATCATGAACAGTGGCTTGTAAGATAAACTTACCCACTTTCCAGGAAACAACctcaaatttttctttttttataccACAAAGGATTCCACCAGATTTACCTATCGAGGGGACCCAACGCCAAGTGAAAAGATCATAGGGGTCAAATTTTTCTGAAGTAACTATTATGAAAGTTTTTTTCATAGTTTCTTGTAACGCCAAGAAATCGACGGAGCAGTCCTTTATGAGATCGGAGAGGCAGGTGGACATCCCCTTTTTTTCCTGCCCCCCTACAATTCCAAAAAATACCACTCATTTAATCACCATAGCATTTTTTCTCCCCAACCTTATTCAAAGGCATATCCTTATTTTTTTGACTTCTAGTAACAGGTCTATTGATATTCACCGTAGGTTTCCGCGCTCTTTTCTTTCTAGATCTCACCAGAGTGTATTGATTAGTATCAGATTCAGATTCACGCTCATCCCCCCATTCCATATTTAGCGGAGTCTTATCCCCCTTGGCATTAGTTAGGAAGAGAGTTTGACTATTGTTATCGTCGTGAACACTCTCAGTATTAATTTTCTGGAGGTTAGCTCTAGTTTTTTCAAGCTCACAGAGGATATCTACGCTCGCAAAATCTGTGTCAGGAACATTGACACCCATTTTAACAGCACGCAAAATCAACTCCGGATCAGAAAGAACATCAGAAGTATTGTTCGAGTTGTTATTACCTTCCAGATCACGCTTCTTGGCCACTGCTGCTGCCTTTTCATCAATTCGCATCAGGTTAGTTTGAGCAGTATGCAGGCTGAAGCGGAGGTTCTCTTCCGTAACAAGAGGAGGGGTGGGACCGTGGGAATCACCTCGGTCTCATTGTCCATCGAAGATTCAGGAGACTGGACCAGATATGTGCTAGAGCCCTGCCCATTGAAAGCTCCATTCTCCTGCAAAGGTTTTGTTTGCGTAACATGTTTAACAGCATCAGCATAAGATCTTTTTTCAATGAAGGATACACTAGCACTTTCAGGAGATTTTATCACATTCAACAAAGGGGAAGTGCTTACATTTTCATACACAGCATACTTGCCAAAAGATAGAGccacttttctttctttttttcagcTTCATCATGCTCCCGAGCCAGAGTATCAATCAGCAGCGTGTTATCAAGCGATTCCTCAGACCCATCATCTTCAGGAGTATCTTGGGTATTTGCCTGACGCTTGAATTGAGCAGCACCTGACTTATCATCAGCAGTAGAGGAAGTTCCCACATCATTCTTTCCATTGCATTCTGCGTTTTCATTTTCGTATGGTGTTTTCCCACGGTCCGGATCTCCATTTGCAAGCCAAGATGCACTAAATGCTCCAGAATAGAACTACATTAATTGGTGCTTAATTGCTATAGAAAGATGCAGCACCATTAACAGACAAGTACAAGGAGGAGGACATTGAGAGAAATAGAGCAAGAAACATACCATCAGAGCAGCTTTTAACGGTATATAGACAAGGATTTGCAAGAGTCCATCCTATCAAACAAGGTTCAAGTACGTATATAGCCAGCCAAAAAACGTTGGAAATGTTGATGACAACTCAGAGACCATTTTCCTGAAATCGATCTGAAAAACAATAACTAAATAAGAACAATGATCATCATGAACATTACTAAATAATTAAAAGAAAGGAGAAGATTGTTACGTGTGTGTGGCTGTATAGAAGTTCGTCATGTTTATGTTCGATTAAATTCCTGACAAAAGTAAGCAAACTCAGAAAAGTGTCTTTATAATCATCATCAACCTTTAAGCTCTTCAGATAGTTACTGGATTTCACTTTCTCTTTCCAACTAGTTGACAACCCAGGGAATTGTTTATTGAGTTTCTCTGTCAACTGATTAGCTTGCTCAAGTGTTAACTCATGCATTCTCTGCTGAAACTCATAATAGCACATGATTTTTTCAGCATCTTCCTTGATTAGCAAAGGATGTCCGAGAATTGTTTTACCACAGAGGCTGTCGTTCAAAATTCAAAATAGAATATTAATCAAATGAAATCAATGTTAAGTACAACTTCAAGTAATTCATagaaaaaatatactccctccgttcctaaatatttgtctttctagagatttcaacaaatgactacatacgaagcaaaatgagtgaatctacactctagaatatgtctatatacatccgtatgtggtagtctatttgaaatctctaaaaagacaaatatttaggaacggaggaagtatttagCAATTATGCAAGCTCCCCAAAAACATCATTCATCACAATTATTCACGCAAAATATTGCAATGCTTTCGTTTGTCTGCAAACAAAACACTACAGTGCTATCTATACTGAAGTTTTTTCCATTGCAATACTATGACATATATTATGCAATGGTAATGAGTAACATTGTGAAATGCGAACGTCTTGTGTTACCTAAATAAAGGTTTCAATTACTAGACTTGCCAAGAAAGCAATGCAAACGTATTTCCAATGAAGCTTAAATGCAAGTGATCTTTTAAAGAAAGTGTATAAGTAAACAAACAAATTATACCTCTGTTCAACAAGCTCTTTTAGTGACGGATAATCTTCGCAACCTGTAATCTTTAGTAGCTCCAGAAACGACAACACACCTCGGCGTTCAGTTCTCTCTGTTGAACCTGAGTCATCTACTCTGCCATCTTTTCCTATATTTCCATGGGCACCTACTAATCTTGTGGAGTACTTAGAAGAATCTCTCTTGGACCACATATAGCTGTGTATATCACCTGTGCAAGGATGGCTTAGTCGCATCGTATGAAGAGACTCAAGGCTGCCAAAAATATTTCTGTGAAAAGTGTTAAACATTAGTCACAGTTTATATAAATAGTATATGAAGTGACATTTTTGTTTTATGTGATCCCTACCTTATATTGTCTAGCCACTTAAACTTTAGTGATTTAATGTTGAAGCAAATAGAGTCCATGGTCTCCCTTTTATAATATTCCAGAGGTTCATATACCACAACATGTTTTTTCAATGGAATGCAATAGGTGAAGAAATAAGCTTTAGCAATCCCTTCATGGGATACAGCAACTGATGACTTGTATATTTCCTTCGCATGATTAAGATTTTCTGCTATCAGGAAAGAGCACTCGGTAGATGTTGATCCATCAATATCATGCTGAAAACAAAAACTCCCTTGATAGAGTTTGCCTTCTACTGGTGCTTCCTCAATATTTTGAATACTGTATTGCATCACAATACCTCCAGAGAATGCGTTCTgcatgaacacaaatgaagtataaTGTAGTTGTATTAACAAACTCCCCCCGATTAGTGAGCCacgattaatatggatcggagggagtattataaTATAGTTGTGACGGACATCTTGACGACAATAATTTTGCTAAATATCAATTCGAACTAAAATTCATCATCTCTTTAAAATTAATATATGAAATTGGAATAAGGCCGCCCTTACATACCCCTGCTAACTTTGTTGTTCAAGTACTAATGCAGAGATATCCCTTACTCTTCGATTGtttccacaacaacaacaaca
Above is a window of Triticum dicoccoides isolate Atlit2015 ecotype Zavitan chromosome 5B, WEW_v2.0, whole genome shotgun sequence DNA encoding:
- the LOC119308174 gene encoding uncharacterized protein LOC119308174 produces the protein MRRKKRKSRRKNTGHHEETGNDTEVDDPESDGRSVHSELADLDKEEASGEAGIVSASTGDDTWLSIARDMRINKSKPNAFSGGIVMQYSIQNIEEAPVEGKLYQGSFCFQHDIDGSTSTECSFLIAENLNHAKEIYKSSVAVSHEGIAKAYFFTYCIPLKKHVVVYEPLEYYKRETMDSICFNIKSLKFKWLDNIRNIFGSLESLHTMRLSHPCTGDIHSYMWSKRDSSKYSTRLVGAHGNIGKDGRVDDSGSTERTERRGVLSFLELLKITGCEDYPSLKELVEQSLCGKTILGHPLLIKEDAEKIMCYYEFQQRMHELTLEQANQLTEKLNKQFPGLSTSWKEKVKSSNYLKSLKVDDDYKDTFLSLLTFVRNLIEHKHDELLYSHTHIDFRKMVSELSSTFPTFFGWLYTYLNLV